A single window of Triplophysa rosa linkage group LG2, Trosa_1v2, whole genome shotgun sequence DNA harbors:
- the wbp1 gene encoding WW domain-binding protein 1 → MPRRILGSFAGLLCAGTRLVEGKDYCFGVNNEQYRCEMGYCCGETECCTYYYELWCKHTHTHTVLSSTIADGGDAVCQTGDSVPRRSVSCISGASNSFIFSSSSSLTCAEFSSLFSFPTLWLGLVTCRLYLSELLSGFWTDCKLPDYEEVVGHPPTPPPPYSEVPSEAQPPINRPEAAVVLELPAEASDRPSCDWTDQEDPNTRRRHVTGDSGIEVCVCQLDVDEGLGPEEGRLCQGAAGGCCSERQIDANKALMSEPNGDAERLV, encoded by the exons ATGCCGCGGAGGATCCTGGGCTCGTTCGCAGGGCTACTGTGCGCGGGGACGCGCCTGGTTGAG GGTAAAGATTATTGTTTTGGAGTGAATAATGAGCAGTACAGATGTGAGATGGGCTACTGCTGCGGAGAGACTGAATGCTGCACTTATTATTATGAGCTCTGGtgtaagcacacacacacacacac ggTTCTGAGTTCG ACCATCGCCGATGGTGGAGATGCAGTCTGCCAGACAGGAGACAGCGTTCCGAGGAGATCAGTCTCATGCATATCAGGGGCCTCCAACTCCTTCatcttctcctcctcctcctccctaACCTGCGCTGagttctcttctcttttctccTTCC CAACACTATGGTTGGGTTTAGTGACATGTCGCTTGTATCTCTCTGAATTACTTTCAGGGTTCTGGACCGATTGCAAGCTGCCCGACTATGAGGAGGTGGTCGGTCACCCCCCGACGCCCCCGCCGCCCTATTCAGAGGTGCCCTCAGAAGCCCAGCCACCTATCAACCGACCAGAGGCCGCCGTGGTCCTGGAGCTGCCCGCGGAAGCGTCTGACAGACCGTCCTGCGATTGGACTGATCAGGAGGATCCGAACACACGGCGCAGACACGTGACGGGGGACTCGGGTAtcgaggtgtgtgtgtgccagcTGGACGTAGACGAGGGTTTAGGGCCGGAGGAGGGCCGGCTGTGTCAGGGGGCAGCCGGCGGATGCTGCTCTGAGCGTCAGATCGATGCCAACAAGGCTCTGATGTCTGAACCCAACGGCGATGCCGAGCGACTTGTGTGA